From Rudanella lutea DSM 19387, a single genomic window includes:
- a CDS encoding heme-dependent oxidative N-demethylase family protein — protein sequence MLPYFPFGDRFNDKMGTAPLGPTEPLLEVDAHYRAEISLKRQLLATVPGYYAQALPGYELAHWEAAELLMQHAARHYPDSFLFVQQAGQWVWTNRLLGETTTIWPHKEGALSTFPIDWIGQQVQEDLLLLSGDETRLVAGQLCFGNGWCLDEKLGLPFWEIHAPINPIVPPMMQAAGQLMQRLPAGRTVWRLNWSIKASDQLDMSSRRMPHLNDQLQQRLPTLTPETAGAHLFVRIERQTLTRLSRSGAILFGIHTYQNRLADEMAQRPDAARRLLNVLNTTPPAMIDYKGISPFLSPLIHFLERGLTKANL from the coding sequence GCTGGAAGTAGATGCCCATTATCGGGCCGAAATAAGCCTGAAGCGGCAGTTGCTGGCTACGGTTCCCGGTTACTATGCACAGGCCTTGCCCGGTTACGAACTGGCTCACTGGGAAGCTGCCGAACTACTGATGCAGCACGCAGCGAGGCACTACCCCGATTCGTTTTTGTTTGTTCAACAGGCCGGGCAGTGGGTCTGGACTAACCGACTTTTGGGCGAAACCACGACTATCTGGCCCCATAAGGAAGGAGCGCTGTCAACGTTTCCGATTGATTGGATAGGCCAACAGGTACAGGAAGACCTATTGTTGCTTTCGGGCGATGAGACCCGGCTCGTGGCAGGCCAATTGTGCTTTGGAAATGGCTGGTGCCTCGATGAAAAACTGGGCTTGCCTTTCTGGGAAATCCACGCGCCTATCAACCCCATTGTGCCGCCTATGATGCAGGCCGCCGGACAACTGATGCAGCGGCTACCCGCCGGCCGCACGGTATGGCGGCTCAACTGGAGCATTAAGGCAAGCGACCAACTGGACATGAGCAGTCGGCGGATGCCCCACCTGAACGACCAACTACAACAACGGTTGCCTACGCTGACGCCCGAAACGGCCGGGGCGCACCTTTTTGTGCGGATTGAGCGGCAAACGCTTACCCGGCTTTCGCGTTCGGGGGCTATTCTGTTTGGCATTCACACCTACCAAAACCGGCTTGCTGATGAGATGGCTCAACGGCCCGATGCGGCCCGGCGGCTGCTGAATGTCCTAAATACCACCCCGCCCGCCATGATCGACTACAAGGGGATTTCGCCGTTCCTGAGCCCGTTGATTCATTTTTTAGAGCGGGGCCTTACCAAGGCTAATCTGTAG
- the tnpA gene encoding IS200/IS605 family transposase produces MPNTYTQLYVHVVFAVKGRQNAIPKHAKENLHRYITGIVQAREQKLMAVHCMPDHAHLFIGFTPDLALSDLVRDIKRATTLWMKEQQLVKPSFYWQEGFGAFSYSQSQINTIVQYVLNQEEHHRKRTFREEYIGFLQKFEVPYDEHYLFDFYDETADTKD; encoded by the coding sequence ATGCCCAACACGTACACTCAACTTTACGTACACGTTGTTTTCGCCGTAAAAGGACGACAAAATGCTATTCCAAAGCATGCCAAAGAGAATTTACACCGTTACATCACAGGTATCGTTCAGGCACGTGAGCAAAAACTAATGGCTGTGCATTGTATGCCCGACCACGCGCACCTTTTCATTGGGTTCACGCCCGACCTCGCTCTGTCGGACCTTGTACGAGATATAAAGCGAGCGACTACCTTGTGGATGAAAGAGCAACAATTGGTAAAACCGAGTTTTTATTGGCAGGAAGGGTTCGGTGCATTTAGCTACAGCCAATCGCAGATAAACACCATTGTCCAGTATGTGTTGAATCAGGAAGAACATCACCGAAAGCGCACATTTCGGGAAGAATACATAGGCTTTTTGCAGAAGTTTGAAGTGCCTTATGATGAACATTACCTGTTCGATTTTTATGATGAGACAGCCGACACTAAAGACTGA
- a CDS encoding AAA family ATPase, translated as MPQHTRESIQTLLQAQGYQTDPQVVMSVFLAMQLRKPLLIEGPAGVGKTEIAKVMARALNTDLIRLQCYEGLDANHALYEWNYQRQLLHLKVLEVTGSQTTETPSAEAVQAQEETLFSDKFLLKRPLLQAITHHKPPVLLIDEVDRADEEFESFLLEVLSDWQITIPEIGTIRATHIPYVVVTGNRVRELSEALRRRCLYLWIDYPDYDKELAIVLEKVPQIDNRLAKQISSFMQALRQLRLEKTPGIAETLDWATALAAMHLDHLDKELVEQTLGVILKDWKDVRHVQLSLSELYEKAGVISKWDTL; from the coding sequence ATGCCTCAACATACCCGCGAATCCATTCAGACACTCCTACAGGCTCAGGGCTACCAAACCGACCCACAGGTGGTGATGTCGGTGTTTCTGGCCATGCAACTGAGAAAACCGCTGCTGATCGAGGGGCCGGCCGGGGTTGGTAAAACCGAAATTGCTAAGGTGATGGCCCGTGCTCTCAATACCGACCTGATCCGGTTGCAATGCTACGAAGGCCTCGACGCCAACCATGCCTTGTACGAGTGGAATTACCAGCGACAGTTGCTGCACCTGAAAGTATTGGAAGTAACGGGCAGCCAAACGACCGAAACCCCATCGGCCGAGGCCGTGCAGGCTCAGGAAGAAACCCTCTTCTCCGACAAGTTTCTGCTCAAACGGCCTTTGTTGCAGGCCATCACGCACCATAAGCCGCCGGTTTTGCTCATCGACGAAGTTGACCGGGCCGATGAGGAGTTTGAAAGTTTCCTGCTCGAAGTACTCTCCGACTGGCAAATTACCATCCCCGAAATCGGCACCATCCGGGCGACGCACATCCCATATGTAGTGGTTACGGGTAACCGTGTCCGTGAACTCTCGGAGGCCCTCCGCCGACGGTGCCTATACCTCTGGATCGATTATCCCGATTACGACAAGGAGCTGGCCATTGTTCTCGAAAAAGTACCGCAGATTGATAACCGGCTGGCCAAACAAATCAGCTCGTTTATGCAGGCCCTTCGCCAGCTTCGGCTCGAGAAAACGCCCGGTATCGCTGAAACCCTCGACTGGGCAACGGCCCTTGCGGCCATGCACCTCGATCATCTCGACAAGGAACTGGTGGAGCAGACCCTCGGTGTGATTCTGAAAGACTGGAAAGACGTTCGGCACGTGCAGTTGTCGTTGAGCGAACTGTACGAGAAAGCGGGTGTCATTTCGAAATGGGATACGCTCTGA
- a CDS encoding vWA domain-containing protein codes for MITRRTTLSHNIVAFCRFLRENGMAIGPDEESTALQALGQVDLGDRDAFWLALRTVLCRRVQDLEPFDRLFRQYWKELEKAVDSKIKDDPKKQRQKPKPGPDFNQLKSWLYGNKPSEETELTTYSVQENLSQKDFSVIAADDLAEVMQRIRELSLTMARRANRRYRKTSAARQFDLPQTLRKNLRRGGELLEVAYRRPRKNHLNVVVLADVSQSMDLYSAFLIQFLYAFQTVYRRIETFVFSTSLHRITPALRNRPFAEALRELSESVSGWGGGTRIGGSLQQFADEYLNLVDRHTLVIILSDGWDTGDVDVLTESLTRIKQKARKVVWLNPLAGNPSFQPNVAGMQAALPLLDGFAPVHNVESLRALDAWL; via the coding sequence ATGATTACGCGCCGAACCACCCTTTCGCACAATATCGTAGCGTTTTGCCGGTTTCTGCGGGAGAACGGAATGGCTATTGGCCCCGACGAGGAAAGCACGGCCCTACAGGCGCTGGGGCAGGTTGACCTGGGCGATCGCGATGCTTTCTGGCTGGCCCTGCGCACGGTGCTTTGTCGGCGCGTGCAGGATCTGGAGCCGTTCGACCGGCTGTTTCGGCAGTACTGGAAAGAGCTTGAAAAGGCTGTTGACTCGAAGATCAAAGACGACCCCAAAAAGCAACGGCAGAAGCCAAAGCCCGGCCCCGACTTCAACCAGCTGAAATCTTGGCTATATGGCAATAAACCATCCGAAGAAACCGAGCTGACCACGTACTCTGTACAGGAGAATCTGAGCCAGAAAGATTTTTCGGTCATTGCCGCCGACGATCTGGCCGAGGTGATGCAGCGTATCCGCGAATTGTCGCTCACGATGGCCCGCCGGGCCAACCGACGGTACCGCAAAACATCCGCAGCTCGGCAGTTCGACCTGCCCCAAACCCTGCGTAAAAATCTCCGGCGCGGGGGTGAGTTGCTCGAAGTGGCCTATCGCCGACCTCGCAAAAACCATCTCAACGTGGTGGTACTGGCCGATGTGAGTCAGTCGATGGACCTCTACAGTGCGTTTCTGATTCAGTTTTTGTACGCGTTTCAGACGGTGTATCGGCGTATCGAAACGTTTGTGTTCAGCACGAGCCTCCACCGGATTACGCCTGCTCTGCGCAACCGCCCCTTTGCCGAAGCCCTGCGCGAGCTTTCAGAATCAGTTTCGGGCTGGGGGGGAGGCACCCGAATCGGCGGTTCGTTGCAACAGTTTGCCGACGAGTACCTGAACCTCGTTGACCGACACACGCTCGTGATTATCCTGAGCGATGGCTGGGATACGGGCGATGTCGACGTGCTCACCGAGAGCCTGACCCGCATTAAGCAGAAAGCCCGCAAGGTTGTCTGGCTCAATCCGCTGGCGGGCAATCCTTCTTTCCAACCCAACGTAGCGGGCATGCAGGCTGCCCTGCCGCTGCTCGACGGGTTTGCGCCGGTGCATAACGTAGAGAGCCTGCGCGCGCTTGACGCCTGGCTGTAG
- a CDS encoding alkaline phosphatase family protein, which yields MKRTSFFLLLTLVFLAPARAQVRTPKTVFVIVDGIPADVLEKTNTPHLDSLSRVGFYKQAYVGGQKGTYSQTPTISAVGYNSLLTGTWVNKHNVWDNDIKDPNYQYPTLFRLLKSQYPNRKTAVFSSWLDNRTKLVGEGLPQTGKLQVDFHADGYELDTVTFPHDREKTYMSRIDDRVVDEAVACLSRQAPDLSWVYLEYTDDMGHRYGDSPQMYAAVEKMDAQIGRLSWALQQRQQQFAEDWLLVITTDHGRDAKTGHNHGGQSDRERQTWIVANKPDLNAYGKQQVPGIVDLMPTIARHMLLQLPAQVEREIDGVPLIGPVSLAEPQAKLQGKSLHLSWKSFSQTGRVKVWLSTTNAFETGGTDRYQLLGNVPLGQEQAVFSLEKRPSSFYKIWLQGPDNSVNRWIVLK from the coding sequence GTGAAACGTACGAGCTTTTTCTTGCTGCTGACCCTTGTTTTTCTGGCGCCTGCCAGGGCACAGGTACGCACCCCAAAAACGGTGTTTGTTATTGTAGACGGAATTCCGGCCGATGTGCTGGAAAAGACAAACACCCCGCATCTGGATAGCCTGAGCCGAGTCGGGTTTTACAAACAAGCGTATGTGGGTGGGCAAAAAGGGACGTATTCGCAGACACCCACGATCTCGGCGGTTGGGTACAATAGCCTCCTGACCGGCACCTGGGTGAACAAACACAACGTTTGGGACAACGACATCAAAGACCCCAACTACCAGTATCCAACCCTCTTCCGACTGCTGAAAAGCCAGTATCCCAACCGCAAAACAGCCGTTTTTTCGAGCTGGCTCGACAACCGCACGAAGCTTGTTGGTGAGGGCCTGCCCCAAACCGGAAAGTTACAGGTTGACTTCCACGCCGATGGGTACGAGTTGGACACCGTTACCTTCCCACACGACCGCGAGAAGACCTACATGAGCCGAATTGACGACCGGGTGGTAGACGAAGCCGTGGCTTGTCTGAGTCGACAGGCACCGGATTTGTCGTGGGTATATCTGGAATACACCGACGATATGGGGCACCGCTACGGCGATAGCCCGCAGATGTATGCTGCTGTTGAAAAGATGGACGCTCAGATTGGCCGATTGAGCTGGGCCCTGCAACAACGCCAACAACAATTTGCCGAAGATTGGCTGCTGGTAATTACAACCGACCACGGCCGCGATGCCAAAACGGGCCATAACCACGGCGGGCAGTCGGATCGTGAACGACAGACCTGGATCGTAGCTAACAAGCCCGACCTGAACGCTTACGGGAAACAACAGGTGCCGGGTATTGTGGACCTGATGCCGACTATCGCCCGGCACATGTTACTCCAACTCCCCGCCCAGGTGGAGCGCGAAATCGACGGGGTGCCGCTCATCGGGCCCGTTTCGCTGGCCGAGCCGCAGGCAAAACTACAGGGCAAAAGCCTGCACCTTAGCTGGAAATCGTTTTCACAAACGGGCCGCGTAAAGGTTTGGTTATCCACAACCAACGCGTTTGAAACCGGCGGTACAGACCGCTACCAATTGCTCGGCAATGTGCCATTAGGGCAGGAGCAGGCTGTGTTTTCGCTGGAAAAGCGCCCCTCATCGTTTTACAAAATCTGGCTGCAAGGCCCCGATAACTCCGTTAATCGCTGGATTGTGCTGAAATAA
- a CDS encoding DUF1801 domain-containing protein translates to MQSTSQTVNDYIDSLADDRKATINQLCDVLRQHLPAGFSEEMSYGMIGYVVPHALYPAGYHTNPKLPLPFINVGSQKNYVVLHHVGLFLDQALLDWFVGEYPKHSKTSLDMGKGCIRFKKADQIPYTLLAELAAKLTPEGWITIYEQQRKAIKSGK, encoded by the coding sequence ATGCAATCAACCAGCCAAACCGTGAACGACTACATCGACTCACTGGCCGATGACAGGAAGGCAACTATCAACCAACTTTGCGACGTTCTTCGGCAGCACTTACCCGCTGGCTTTTCCGAGGAAATGAGCTATGGAATGATCGGGTACGTAGTCCCCCACGCACTTTACCCGGCCGGTTACCACACCAACCCAAAATTACCGCTACCGTTCATTAATGTGGGTTCGCAGAAGAATTACGTGGTCTTGCATCATGTTGGCCTGTTCCTCGATCAAGCCCTGCTCGACTGGTTTGTCGGAGAATATCCGAAGCACAGCAAAACCAGCCTCGACATGGGCAAGGGGTGTATCCGCTTCAAAAAGGCAGACCAGATTCCGTACACGCTCCTGGCCGAACTCGCTGCCAAGTTGACTCCCGAAGGCTGGATAACGATCTACGAACAGCAGCGAAAGGCCATAAAGTCAGGTAAATAG
- a CDS encoding LamG-like jellyroll fold domain-containing protein codes for MIAFVRLIGRSYIALMQLMALSVGAAIAQELPPIKYTRTDHSTTDWYLETLKPTPNYYKVRKLYDEFFSTHGLEKSPQRNIVLRWLQVYRNYLNANGEVVIDAVPPAETQALMQRNTANARQAAGVSPYPAWNDQVGTWRMIGPYHGKDKSCYNQPYMSGGFNDRVYINPYNTQNLYAGQSYGGLWVSQDQGATWKLTDAEFPNGKNTYANRDVYYGDIKASKANPNLVFAATEAGLLKSTNAGNSWSLVSGLNYIERPTERAYFVAPSNHDTNLLLASYGRRIYRSTDGGATWTVVFSNTAGGTNYSQGQHTTNGVGDRKYNFAGLSFHPTNNNVVYLAAREASTNRITVQVSTDFGQTWSVLIPGSRVVNGVTQTTTNGPVKMEISPAAADKIYLFNLFQDLNSGTTIGATKGIVKYNTNGDLLQAIPYPVTGHLLDDCTVSQTDSTVLYLGGYASGEVHKSTNGGLTFFTNNPGYTSCVNYVHADVRCLSSVGDLLLIASDGGNHISKDGMATIQPTGEWISAIDLWGFSAAFKGDVVASGDDHGPTEVRWFDGDQGWEHDGGADSKDLTINPVQPRWIYAMDIYRKYRMVTKEAAFDKSYPIDNNSISSLKYHAVHPNIYGKSYPFKDNKLLVSNDNMASLAGTLYTFPENITRMKQPLRNPSVFFVLTNNKDVYKSTDGAATFTKLTPSTTITGGRTNITDIEVSQDGSVVWLSYGQVQTTCKVVKSTDGGTTWTNYSIGLPSPAASNITMQRGTNGGVYVSTNGGGVWYRDNSMSAWAMLGTGLPMLGYVTSAYVVPDKKAYRMGTSRGAFEHELAFLTTSDALIAVDKNTAGTCRDTLFFRDYSAYEGTTGIRFAWTFEGGTPATSTAENPKVVYANPGTYDVSLTVTDANGVSSTHTLTDFISVTAAYCGPDTLRGKAMQITAQNSYVQAPAPNVATTNTYTMMAWVKLNGAQADYAGMLSLSTTTGLVHLNLRDVNPDSTQLGYHHPNGQWWYNSGLYLKPNVWTHVALVVQPNAISVLKDGVRATHTGRNVVPASFVGNVTIGTMAGGAEWYRTFIGDIDEVAIYKRALTDDEIRRMMHLTKNNPQYPVQADPDLINYYQFNESGTLIFDRVSTRDASFVGGAVSRVESTGPFSGGLSETMASVASAGPKSFTGIGLTLNQPASGTYAAGAVTAYRLLEKPYMPPSASVAGNYWIVRNWGTSKTFSSLVSLTVNGMPVAPSDLDTPGSQRLYARPQNSHLANWFLSDVPASAVTGSPTGSVQFSGSGLTTFGQLVLTRTDAPALIATTPTNAATGVSPTTSLTLVFDQSVTKGTGNLLLVRTSDNTTVETIAVSSSQVSGTATTWVITPAQPLLVNTGYALRADVGTFSNSSGGQFTGLLTNAPFSFTTGSGGTGMFSTKNGLWSDPATWLEGRVPTATDTVTITHTVTVSANYTGNALRLIINPPGKVIYISNGKLRLGE; via the coding sequence ATGATTGCTTTCGTTCGGCTCATTGGTCGCAGCTACATCGCCCTGATGCAGCTGATGGCCCTGTCGGTTGGAGCTGCTATAGCTCAGGAACTCCCCCCAATCAAGTACACCAGAACCGATCACTCCACTACCGACTGGTATCTTGAAACGCTGAAACCCACGCCCAACTATTACAAAGTCAGAAAGCTGTACGACGAATTTTTCAGTACGCATGGGTTAGAGAAAAGCCCGCAGCGCAACATTGTTTTGCGATGGCTCCAAGTATATCGTAATTACCTGAACGCCAACGGCGAAGTGGTCATCGATGCCGTCCCCCCTGCCGAAACACAGGCACTCATGCAACGGAATACGGCCAACGCCCGGCAGGCCGCCGGGGTTTCGCCCTACCCGGCCTGGAATGATCAGGTGGGTACGTGGCGGATGATTGGGCCGTATCATGGCAAAGACAAGAGTTGTTACAACCAGCCGTACATGTCGGGCGGATTCAACGACCGGGTGTACATTAACCCCTATAACACCCAGAATCTGTACGCTGGGCAATCGTACGGGGGCCTATGGGTAAGTCAGGATCAGGGCGCGACCTGGAAACTAACCGATGCCGAATTCCCGAATGGCAAAAACACCTACGCCAACCGCGATGTGTATTACGGCGACATCAAAGCTTCCAAAGCAAATCCTAACCTCGTGTTTGCGGCCACCGAAGCGGGCTTGCTCAAATCGACCAATGCAGGTAACAGTTGGTCGCTGGTAAGTGGCCTCAACTACATCGAAAGACCCACCGAACGGGCCTATTTTGTAGCTCCCTCAAACCACGACACCAACCTGCTACTGGCCAGTTACGGGCGAAGAATCTACCGCAGTACCGACGGGGGAGCCACCTGGACGGTCGTATTCAGCAATACAGCTGGGGGTACCAACTACAGTCAGGGACAGCATACAACCAACGGCGTGGGGGATCGGAAATACAACTTTGCGGGCCTGAGTTTTCACCCCACCAACAACAATGTGGTGTATCTGGCCGCCCGCGAAGCCTCCACCAACCGCATCACGGTGCAGGTCTCTACCGACTTTGGCCAAACCTGGTCGGTGCTGATTCCGGGGAGTCGGGTGGTGAATGGCGTTACCCAGACCACTACCAACGGACCGGTAAAAATGGAGATTTCGCCCGCTGCTGCCGACAAAATTTATCTGTTCAACCTGTTTCAGGATTTGAACTCAGGCACCACAATTGGCGCCACTAAAGGCATAGTCAAATACAACACAAACGGCGATCTGCTCCAGGCCATTCCCTACCCGGTGACGGGGCATCTGCTCGACGATTGTACGGTGTCACAAACCGACTCAACGGTGCTGTATCTGGGTGGCTATGCGTCGGGTGAGGTGCATAAATCGACCAACGGTGGGTTGACCTTTTTTACCAACAACCCCGGTTACACGAGTTGCGTAAACTACGTACACGCCGATGTGCGCTGCCTGTCGAGTGTAGGCGACCTGCTACTAATTGCCTCTGACGGGGGTAATCATATCTCCAAAGACGGTATGGCCACCATTCAGCCCACGGGCGAATGGATCAGTGCTATCGACTTGTGGGGCTTCAGTGCGGCTTTCAAAGGCGATGTGGTAGCCTCCGGCGACGATCATGGTCCTACGGAAGTGCGCTGGTTCGACGGGGATCAGGGCTGGGAACACGACGGCGGAGCCGACTCAAAAGACTTGACCATCAACCCTGTACAGCCTCGATGGATTTACGCGATGGACATATACCGGAAATACCGGATGGTCACCAAAGAAGCCGCCTTCGACAAATCGTACCCCATCGACAACAACTCAATTTCGTCACTCAAGTACCATGCCGTTCACCCCAATATTTACGGCAAGTCGTACCCCTTCAAAGACAACAAACTGCTGGTTTCCAATGACAACATGGCCTCGCTGGCAGGCACGCTTTACACGTTCCCCGAAAACATCACGCGGATGAAACAACCGCTACGAAACCCGTCTGTTTTCTTCGTACTGACCAACAACAAAGACGTTTACAAAAGCACCGACGGAGCCGCTACCTTCACCAAACTGACGCCTTCCACAACCATTACCGGCGGCCGAACCAATATTACCGACATTGAAGTTAGCCAAGACGGCTCGGTGGTGTGGCTGAGCTACGGGCAGGTGCAAACCACGTGCAAAGTCGTCAAATCGACCGATGGCGGGACCACCTGGACCAACTACAGTATAGGTTTACCATCGCCTGCTGCTTCTAACATCACTATGCAGCGGGGCACCAACGGCGGGGTTTACGTAAGCACGAATGGCGGAGGTGTGTGGTACCGCGACAACAGCATGAGCGCGTGGGCCATGCTGGGTACGGGCCTGCCCATGCTGGGATACGTTACGTCGGCGTATGTGGTACCCGACAAAAAGGCCTACCGCATGGGCACATCGAGAGGAGCGTTTGAGCATGAACTGGCGTTTTTGACAACCTCCGATGCCCTCATTGCCGTTGACAAAAACACCGCTGGCACATGCCGCGACACGCTTTTTTTCCGGGATTACTCGGCCTACGAAGGTACAACTGGTATTCGGTTCGCCTGGACATTTGAAGGAGGCACACCTGCTACCTCAACCGCCGAAAACCCGAAAGTGGTGTACGCCAACCCCGGCACGTATGATGTATCGCTCACCGTGACCGATGCCAACGGTGTTAGCTCGACCCACACGCTGACCGACTTTATTTCGGTGACAGCGGCCTATTGTGGCCCCGACACGCTACGCGGCAAAGCAATGCAGATTACCGCGCAGAACAGCTACGTACAGGCCCCCGCTCCGAACGTGGCTACTACCAACACGTACACCATGATGGCCTGGGTGAAACTAAACGGCGCACAGGCCGACTACGCGGGTATGCTCTCGCTGAGTACAACCACCGGCTTGGTCCACCTGAACCTTCGGGATGTGAACCCCGACAGTACGCAGCTTGGGTATCATCATCCTAATGGGCAGTGGTGGTACAACTCAGGGCTTTACCTGAAACCCAACGTCTGGACGCACGTAGCCCTGGTGGTGCAGCCTAACGCTATTTCGGTGCTGAAAGACGGGGTGCGGGCCACACACACAGGCCGAAACGTAGTACCGGCTTCATTTGTCGGTAACGTGACCATCGGCACAATGGCCGGGGGGGCCGAGTGGTACCGGACATTTATTGGCGACATCGACGAGGTGGCCATCTACAAACGCGCTCTGACCGACGATGAGATCAGGCGAATGATGCACCTGACAAAAAACAATCCGCAATACCCCGTTCAGGCCGACCCTGATCTGATAAACTATTATCAGTTCAACGAATCGGGTACATTGATCTTTGACCGGGTTAGCACACGCGACGCCAGTTTTGTGGGCGGTGCTGTGAGCCGGGTCGAATCGACGGGGCCGTTCAGCGGGGGACTTAGCGAGACGATGGCCTCGGTTGCATCAGCGGGCCCCAAATCCTTCACGGGTATCGGGCTGACGCTCAACCAGCCCGCTTCAGGTACGTATGCGGCTGGTGCAGTTACGGCCTATCGACTGCTCGAAAAACCGTATATGCCGCCCTCGGCTTCGGTAGCGGGAAATTATTGGATCGTCCGCAACTGGGGAACCAGCAAAACGTTCTCGTCTCTGGTTTCGCTGACCGTCAATGGTATGCCCGTTGCCCCATCTGACCTCGATACGCCCGGCAGTCAGCGGCTGTATGCGCGCCCGCAGAACAGCCACTTAGCCAACTGGTTTCTAAGCGACGTACCTGCCAGCGCGGTTACGGGTTCGCCAACGGGCAGTGTGCAGTTTTCCGGCAGTGGCCTCACTACCTTTGGCCAACTGGTGCTGACACGCACGGACGCCCCCGCTCTGATTGCCACCACGCCCACCAATGCAGCCACTGGCGTTTCGCCCACCACCAGTCTGACGCTCGTGTTTGACCAGTCGGTTACAAAGGGCACCGGCAATCTGCTACTGGTGCGTACCTCAGACAACACAACGGTAGAAACGATTGCGGTAAGCAGTTCGCAGGTATCGGGCACGGCTACAACCTGGGTTATTACCCCCGCTCAGCCACTATTGGTCAACACGGGCTATGCACTCCGGGCCGACGTTGGTACATTCAGCAACAGTTCGGGTGGGCAATTTACGGGCCTGCTTACCAATGCACCGTTTAGCTTTACCACCGGCAGCGGGGGTACGGGCATGTTTTCTACCAAAAACGGCTTGTGGTCAGACCCGGCCACCTGGTTGGAGGGGCGGGTACCAACGGCCACCGATACAGTCACAATTACGCATACCGTGACCGTCTCGGCCAATTACACCGGCAACGCCCTACGCCTGATTATTAACCCACCCGGTAAGGTAATTTACATTTCTAACGGCAAGCTCAGGTTGGGAGAATAA